In one Curtobacterium citreum genomic region, the following are encoded:
- a CDS encoding RidA family protein, producing the protein MTGVVQLVRSDRLSDVAEYAYAATAPADARLVFAAGACPLDEQGRTVAVGDHRGQAARCMANLETALAAAGAGLGDLLHTRVLVASSRQEDLVAAWQVVRAAMGDHDVPSTLMGVTALGYDDQLVEVEGVAAVRDGSGIVGMSSDPAVGPAGPNRG; encoded by the coding sequence ATGACCGGTGTCGTCCAGCTCGTCCGATCCGACCGACTCAGTGACGTCGCCGAGTACGCGTACGCGGCGACCGCACCCGCCGACGCCCGCCTGGTGTTCGCGGCCGGGGCGTGCCCGCTCGACGAGCAGGGTCGGACCGTGGCGGTCGGGGACCACCGCGGCCAGGCCGCCCGGTGCATGGCCAACCTCGAGACGGCGCTCGCCGCGGCGGGAGCGGGACTCGGTGACCTGCTCCACACGCGGGTGCTCGTGGCGTCCTCGCGGCAGGAGGACCTCGTCGCCGCGTGGCAGGTGGTCCGGGCGGCGATGGGCGACCACGACGTGCCGAGCACCCTGATGGGTGTCACCGCCCTGGGCTACGACGACCAGCTCGTCGAGGTCGAGGGCGTCGCCGCGGTCCGGGACGGAAGCGGTATCGTCGGGA